A stretch of the Corylus avellana chromosome ca6, CavTom2PMs-1.0 genome encodes the following:
- the LOC132184594 gene encoding zinc finger protein CONSTANS-LIKE 6: protein MIGEKKAANAMGGKTARACDSCLRRRARWFCAADDAFLCQACDASVHSANQLASRHERVRLQTSLSLRLSTTADEDSPPAWHRGFTRKARTPRNNHKPKEELERGVFNPLPFVPEIGSEEGGSPDAGGNDDDEQLLYRVPVFDPFAAELCNEMGNAIVDERTTVGDDMDDLHGLLPSDMELAEFAADVESLLGKGVEDYCCDVGEGRSVKVEEEEELEDIVACQFNPPVDMMRETLDWNIFDYDESAAAEEKVEQKVAPMAVAENKMMKGEMILRLNYEAVIAAWASHESPWTAGTRPEINPNGCSPDFLGLFGREGNEAYGGVGRSDDVGREARVSRYREKRRTRLFSKKIRYEVRKLNAEKRPRMKGRFVKRTPFMGATVSPNYLNK, encoded by the exons ATGATCGGTGAAAAGAAAGCTGCAAATGCAATGGGAGGCAAGACGGCCCGAGCTTGCGACAGCTGTTTACGCCGGCGGGCTCGCTGGTTTTGCGCCGCCGACGACGCTTTTCTTTGCCAGGCGTGCGATGCCTCGGTGCACTCCGCTAACCAGCTAGCGAGCAGGCACGAAAGGGTTCGGCTCCAAACTTCATTATCTCTGAGGCTCTCTACGACGGCAGATGAAGATTCTCCGCCGGCGTGGCACCGGGGTTTCACGCGCAAGGCGCGAACCCCGCGCAATAATCACAAACCTAAAGAGGAATTAGAGAGAGGGGTGTTCAACCCCCTGCCTTTTGTTCCGGAGATTGGCAGTGAAGAAGGGGGGTCGCCGGATGCCGGCGGCAACGATGACGACGAGCAGCTGCTTTATCGGGTTCCGGTGTTCGACCCTTTTGCTGCCGAGCTTTGCAATGAGATGGGGAACGCGATTGTCGATGAGAGAACCACCGTGGGTGATGACATGGATGATTTACACGGGCTTCTTCCGTCGGATATGGAGCTTGCTGAGTTTGCTGCTGACGTGGAGAGCCTACTTGGCAAAGGGGTTGAGGATTATTGTTGCGACGTTGGAGAGGGAAGATCGGTGAAGgttgaagaggaagaagagttgGAAGACATTGTAGCATGTCAGTTCAATCCGCCGGTCGATATGATGAGAGAAACATTAGATTGGAATATTTTCGATTACGATGAGTCCGCGGCGGCCGAAGAGAAGGTGGAGCAGAAGGTTGCTCCCATGGCGGTGGCCGAGAACAAGATGATGAAGGGGGAGATGATTTTGAGGCTAAATTATGAGGCAGTTATAGCAGCTTGGGCCAGCCATGAGTCTCCATGGACAGCAGGAACACGACCGGAGATCAATCCCAACGGTTGCTCGCCAGACTTTCTG gGTTTGTTTGGTAGAGAAGGGAATGAGGCATATGGAGGAGTTGGAAGGAGTGATGACGTGGGAAGGGAAGCAAGGGTGTCAAGGTacagagaaaagagaaggaCGAGGTTGTTTTCGAAGAAGATAAGATACGAAGTAAGGAAACTGAACGCGGAGAAGAGGCCTAGGATGAAAGGGAGATTTGTTAAGAGGACTCCGTTCATGGGGGCAACTGTCTCTCCTAATTACCTCAACAAATGA